Genomic window (Candidatus Methylomirabilota bacterium):
TATCCTCGGGGGCCCGTTCTTGGGTTTATCGTTCGGGACCATCTCTTGACCATCGTTCTTGCGGTGACCTGCCTCGCGTTAGGCATCGTGGCCATCCGGTCTCGTCGTGGGGAGCGAGCCCGCTCCCTGCGGCTCGAGAATATCCTAATCCTCGGGACCTATGTCCTGGGATTGTGGTTGCTCTACACCCTGGGTAGCCCATGAGGTGAGGCCCTGTCATGGCATCTGCAACCCCTAACTTATTGCATAGGTGTAGTTGGAAGGTTTCATCACGAGCGAGAATGAGAGTGTAAAAGTGGTGGTCGAAAACACGAACGAAGGGGGGGCCCGATGAGGGTGTTGGTGCTCAACTGTGGAAGTTCCTCCCTGAAATTCCAGATCATCGAGCTTGCGACGACCACAATTCCAACAGGACAGGCCCGCAGACTGGCACGCGGTTTCATTGATCGGATAGGTGGTGAGGCCACGTGCACGTTTAGGGTCAATAGTGGCGCCCCGCATCGCGAGACGGTCCCCATTCGCAACCACGATGAGGCCGTTCGAAGGGTCTTTGCCTGGGTCGATGCACAGGATGGTAAGGCGCTCCGCAAGCCTGACGCGGTCGGGCACCGCGTCGTCCACGGCGGCGACCGCTTCGCAACACCGGTGTTGATTGACGATGAAGTCATCGCCGCCATTGAGGACCTGAATGAGCTGGCCCCCCTCCACAATCCCGCATGCGTGAGCGGGATCCGGGCGGCCCGCGCGGTGCTGGGACCGGGTGTCTCGATGGTGGCCGTCTTCGACACAGCCTTCCACCAGACCCTCCCGGACTATGCATCGGTCTATGCCATTCCCTACGATCTTACGGTCCGCCACAAGATTCGGCGCTACGGTTTCCACGGCATCGCGGACCACTACAGCACTCTTCGCTATGCTCAGCTCACCGCCACGCCCTCCGATCGGGTGAACATTATCACGCTCCATCTGGGGAACGGCTGCTCGGCCAGCGCCATCCGGGACGGGAGGTCGGTGGATACGTCGATGGGTTTTACTCCTCTCGAGGGGCTCGTAATGGGGACGCGCTGTGGTGACCTGGACCCGGCCCTCGTTGGCTACCTCGCCCGGAAGGAGGGTGTTCCCGTCACCGAGGTCGAAAGGTGGCTCAACGAGCGATCGGGATTGCTCGGCATTTCCGGCCGCTCGAACGACATGCGCGAGTTAGTGGTACATGCGCAAGAGGATGCGCGGACCCGTCTCGCGATCGACCTCTTCTGCTACCGGGCGCGCAAGTATATTGGTGCGTACCTGGCTGCCCTCGGCGGGGCGGATGCCATCGTCTTTAGCGGTGGCATCGGCGAACATGCACCAGTGGTACGTACCAGGATCTGCGAGGGCCTGGAGTGGTGTGGGCTGATCCTCGATCCCGACCGGAATGCCGCGACGGTGGGCGCTGAAGGACGGATCACCGCCGATGACGCCCGTCTCCACGCCTATGTGATCCCGGTTGACGAGGAGCTGCTCATCGCAGAGGATACGATTCGCTGCATCGAGGGGTAACACTGATCAGAAGAGGGAGGAGGAGACCATGACTAGGAAAATCTCCCCAAAAGAACTGCAAGCCATGGACGCGTACTGGCGCGCGGCAAATTACCTTTCCGTTGGACAAATCTATCTCCTCGACAATCCCCTCCTGAGGGAACCCCTGAAGTTAGAACACGTCAAGCCCAGGTTGCTCGGACACTGGGGGACCACTCCGGGGCTTAACTTCATTTATGTTCATCTCAACCGTGTCATCAAGGACCATGATCTGGAGATGATTTACATTGCCGGCCCTGGTCATGGCGGTCCCGGCCTCGTCGCCAGTACGTACCTAGAGGGGACGTACGGTGAGGTATACCCCAACATTTCGCAGGATGCCGAGGGGATGCGGAAGCTATTCAGGCAGTTTTCATTCCCCGGGGGTATCCCCAGCCACGTGGCACCCGAAACCCCTGGCTCTATCCACGAGGGGGGTGAACTCGGCTACGCCGTCTCTCATGCTTATGGAGCGGCCTTTGACAACCCCGACCTCATCGTTGCCTGCGTGGTGGGTGACGGGGAAGCCGAAACGGGCCCCCTTGCGGCTGCTTGGCATTCGAACAAGTTTCTCAATCCGGTCGGCGACGGTGCCGTGTTACCCATCTTGCATCTCAATGGGTACAAGATTGCCAATCCGGCGGTGCTCGCACGGATCAGCCATGAGGAACTAGAAAGCTTGTTCGTTGGCTACGGTAACAAGCCCTATTTTGTTGAGGGCTCTGACCCCGAAATGATGCACCAATTGATGGCGGCAACCCTGGATACCGTGATTGCTGAGATCAAGGCGATCCAGCACGATGCCCGCAGTAAGGGTAACGCCAAGCGTCCCCGGTGGCCGATGATCGTCCTGCGGACTCCTAAGGGCTGGACAGGTCCGGAAGAAGTCGACGGCAAGAAAACGGAAGACTCCTGGCGATCGCACCAAGTTCCCTTCGCCGAGATGGCAACGAAGCCGGGTCATGTCAAGATGCTCGAAGAGTGGATGAAGAGCTACAAGCCCGAAGAACTCTTTGACGAGACCGGAAAGCTGGTTCCAACACTTGCCGAGCTGGCGCCCAAGGGGCATCGTCGCATGGGTGACAACCCCCACGCCAACGGCGGCATCCTGCTCAAAGATCTGAAGATGCCCGATTTCCGGGAGTATGCTGTCGATGTCCCCAGACCCGGTGCCGTTGTGGCTGAAGCGACGCGCGTCATGGGACGCTTCTTGCGCGACGTGATGAAGCTCAACATGGACGAGCGGAATTTCCGGGTGTTCGGGCCGGACGAGACTGCCTCGAATCGTCTTACCGCGTTATTCGAGGTAACGAATCGGACATGGACGGCCGACACGATCCCAGAGGACGACCACCTTTCTCCGGACGGTCGGGTGATGGAGATCCTCAGCGAACATACCTGCCAGGGCTGGCTGGAAGGGTATCTCCTCACCGGTCGCCACGGGTTTTTCTCCTGCTACGAGGCGTTTATCCATATCGTCGACTCGATGTTCAATCAACACGCCAAGTGGCTCAAGACCACCCGCAACGAGATTCCGTGGCGGCGCCCCATCGCCTCCCTGAACTATCTGCTGACGTCCCACGTCTGGCGGCAGGACCACAACGGCTTCAGTCACCAGGACCCCGGGTTTATCGATCACGTCGTGAACAAGAAGGCGGATGTCATCCGGGTGTACTTTCCCCCCGATGCCAACACCCTGCTCTCCGTTACTGACCATTGCTTGCGGAGCCGCAACTATGTCA
Coding sequences:
- a CDS encoding acetate kinase, producing MRVLVLNCGSSSLKFQIIELATTTIPTGQARRLARGFIDRIGGEATCTFRVNSGAPHRETVPIRNHDEAVRRVFAWVDAQDGKALRKPDAVGHRVVHGGDRFATPVLIDDEVIAAIEDLNELAPLHNPACVSGIRAARAVLGPGVSMVAVFDTAFHQTLPDYASVYAIPYDLTVRHKIRRYGFHGIADHYSTLRYAQLTATPSDRVNIITLHLGNGCSASAIRDGRSVDTSMGFTPLEGLVMGTRCGDLDPALVGYLARKEGVPVTEVERWLNERSGLLGISGRSNDMRELVVHAQEDARTRLAIDLFCYRARKYIGAYLAALGGADAIVFSGGIGEHAPVVRTRICEGLEWCGLILDPDRNAATVGAEGRITADDARLHAYVIPVDEELLIAEDTIRCIEG
- a CDS encoding phosphoketolase family protein, with protein sequence MRFAASRGNTDQKREEETMTRKISPKELQAMDAYWRAANYLSVGQIYLLDNPLLREPLKLEHVKPRLLGHWGTTPGLNFIYVHLNRVIKDHDLEMIYIAGPGHGGPGLVASTYLEGTYGEVYPNISQDAEGMRKLFRQFSFPGGIPSHVAPETPGSIHEGGELGYAVSHAYGAAFDNPDLIVACVVGDGEAETGPLAAAWHSNKFLNPVGDGAVLPILHLNGYKIANPAVLARISHEELESLFVGYGNKPYFVEGSDPEMMHQLMAATLDTVIAEIKAIQHDARSKGNAKRPRWPMIVLRTPKGWTGPEEVDGKKTEDSWRSHQVPFAEMATKPGHVKMLEEWMKSYKPEELFDETGKLVPTLAELAPKGHRRMGDNPHANGGILLKDLKMPDFREYAVDVPRPGAVVAEATRVMGRFLRDVMKLNMDERNFRVFGPDETASNRLTALFEVTNRTWTADTIPEDDHLSPDGRVMEILSEHTCQGWLEGYLLTGRHGFFSCYEAFIHIVDSMFNQHAKWLKTTRNEIPWRRPIASLNYLLTSHVWRQDHNGFSHQDPGFIDHVVNKKADVIRVYFPPDANTLLSVTDHCLRSRNYVNVIVAGKQTQPQWLDMDAAIKHCTAGIGIWEWASNDKGTEPDVVMACTGDVPTIETLAAVDLLGQHVPDLKVRVINVVDLMTLQPEEEHPHGLSNWEFDTLFTTDKPIIFAYHGYPWLIHRLTYRRTNHKNLHVRGYKEEGTTTTPFDMAVRNDLDRFHLVESVIDRVPKLGYMAAYAKQAVRDKLIEHKQYIEKYGQDMPEIREWTWKRSDA